One genomic region from Salvia hispanica cultivar TCC Black 2014 chromosome 2, UniMelb_Shisp_WGS_1.0, whole genome shotgun sequence encodes:
- the LOC125206864 gene encoding uncharacterized protein LOC125206864 — protein MDSSSKSGGAVTPAKEKIARSKSENVNPNVKFSNSPLITKSERSAKKSACRNATSNPKQLIMASPSPKKKIRERKFVIAKKRVRNQDQGSLGTAAGACDKCKKATEIEGDGALSDKVDVDESTENDDGGVKRSRDRLLEEAKVRVRTPGSGRVMNLVKEFEKLTTFKLGNSEENHVEEAENDKVGIDLASDGLEPPPKAPETQVSSSSFCPSIFQLTSESLGLDPRRSYSLDSNDGSSVATMTTAGGQKSRRSKTLEEKQRKVTSLKPFMLRTEERGKCKEEVFLKKLQQMIEEEEKMKVPIAQGLPWTTDEPECLVKPPVKEVTSPVDLVLHSDVRAVDRSEFDHQVAMKMNMVEQYRMERERQQKEAEEEEIRRLRKELIPKAQPMPYFDRPFVPRRSEKNPTIPKEPKFNLPQQKKTKCNLSLDDFVAHCQ, from the exons ATGGATTCAAGCTCGAAATCCGGCGGCGCGGTTACTCCAGCGAAAGAGAAAATCGCCCGATCGAAGTCCGAGAATGTAAACCCTAACGTGAAGTTCTCGAATTCACCACTGATCACCAAATCCGAAAGGAGCGCCAAGAAATCTGCCTGCAGAAACGCAACCTCCAACCCTAAGCAGTTGATTATGGCCTCGCCgtcgccgaagaagaagattcGAGAGAGGAAGTTCGTGATCGCGAAGAAGAGGGTGCGCAACCAAGATCAGGGTTCCCTGGGCACTGCGGCGGGGGCTTGTGACAAGTGTAAGAAGGCGACAG aaattgaggGGGATGGAGCCTTATCAGACAAGGTTGATGTTGATGAGTCCACAGAGAATGATGATGGGGGTGTAAAGAGGAGTCGGGATAGGTTGTTGGAAGAAGCAAAAGTGCGAGTACGGACGCCAGGGTCTGGCAGGGTGATGAATTTGGTGAAGGAATTTGAGAAGCTTACGACGTTCAAATTGGGGAATTCTGAGGAAAATCATGTGGAGGAGGCGGAGAATGATAAAGTTGGTATAGATTTGGCATCGGATGGACTGGAGCCACCACCTAAGGCTCCAGAGACACAggtttcatcttcttcgttCTGTCCATCGATTTTTCAGCTGACATCAGAGAGCTTAGGACTTGATCCTCGTCGTTCATATTCATTAGACAGCAATGATGGAAG TAGTGTTGCAACCATGACGACTGCTGGTGGTCAAAAAAGCAGGCGAAGT AAGACTCTGGAAGAGAAGCAGCGGAAAGTAACCTCTCTAAAGCCTTTCATGCTTAGAACAGAG GAAAGAGGAAAATGCAAGGAAGAAGTATTCCTGAAAAAGTTACAGCAGATGATTGAAGAAGAGGAGAAGATGAAGGTACCCATAGCGCAAGGTCTACCTTGGACAACAGACGAACCCGAG TGTTTGGTGAAACCTCCAGTTAAAGAAGTCACAAGTCCAGTTGACCTCGTGTTGCACAGTGATGTGAGGGCTGTAGATCGATCTGAATTTGATCATCag GTTGcaatgaaaatgaatatgGTTGAACAGTACCGGATGGAAAGAGAGAGACAACAGAAG GaggcagaagaagaagaaatccGGAGGCTGAGGAAGGAGCTCATTCCGAAAGCTCAACCCATGCCATATTTTGACAGGCCCTTTGTCCCCAGAAGGTCCGAGAAGAACCCCACCATACCCAAAGAGCCCAAGTTCAACTTACCTCAGCAGAAGAAGACCAAATGTAACTTGTCTTTAGATGACTTCGTAGCGCATTGCCAGTGA